CAGATGAGGAAACAATCGAGAAAATCATTTCTGATGGCAGTGGCGGTGGGGGGTTCTTAACAAGGGCGGTTCAAGAACATGGGCGAGGGAAGGTGTTGGAGACGGTAGTTGAGATTCAAGATAGGCATGATGCTGCTAAAGAGATCGAAAAGAGCTTGCTGGAGTTGCACCAAGTGTTTTTGGACATGGCGGCGATGGTGGAGGCACAAGGGGAACAAATGGATGATATTGAACACCATGTGATGAATGCCAGCCATTATGTGAAAGATGGTTCTAAAGAGCTCAATAATGCGAAAAGGTACCAAAGGAGTAGCAGGAAATGGATGTGTATTGGGATCATTcttttgttgttgattgttcTTGTGATTATTATTCCAATTGCTACTAGCTTTAGTAGTTCTTGAATTGTATGTTTTTCCAGAGTCCTTTGATTGTTGAGATTCTTGAAATTCAATATGAAAAGTAATGATAGTTATTGCTTATTGATTTAGATAGATGAGTTTTGGATATGGGAATGCTTGCATGCTAGGAATATCTATTGTAATTCATCACAATAACATCTATTACATCAAACATCATAACTACAATTTAAATCCCGACCTCCAATTCTAACACAACTCCAATACTATTATAGGAGAAAGTGACATTCACAAAGAAGCAGTCCATAAATCCATGTCGAAGATGAAATCATCCCACCATTTGCTGCTGCCGCCTTCATCAAACTCCAAATCACCCACAAGTGTCACAGGCTCCTCCGCTGCAACTTCCTGGCCTTGCTGATTGACTTGAACGTCGTGAAACGGTGCCCACACGCTGGTTTCTTGTTGGGTATTAGGAGATACATGAGCTGGGCGTCTGGGTTTCATTGAGGctgttgttgttgctgctgcAGTTTGGTCATCTTCAGATTGTGGAGCAGAGTTGAGCTTTTTACTGAGATGGCAGTTCCAATAGTTTTTAACATCATTTGCGGTTCTTCCAGGGAGTCTTCCAGCAATTAGGGACCACCTGATCATCAACATTATCAACCACATGTGCTTTTATACTACTAATAACACATTAGCTTTATGGAGTGAAAAGCATGCCTGTTACCGAGGAGGCTGTGGAGGTTAATGATGAGATTGACTTCCTCTGCTGCAAAACTCCCTCTTTTGATGTTTGGGCGTAGATAGTTTAACCATCTTAGTCTGCAGCTCTTGCGGCACCTCTTTAGCCCTAAACAAACACCAATTTAACTATACATACTCAATCTATCAAAACAATATATACACGTACTAATGTTTTTTAAACCCCTTCGGTTCCTAATccaaaaactaatttaaatcaattttttaactcaattcaactGATCCATACCGGTTATTATTCAAGGTAAGATAGAAAGCTAAGCTATTTCTTTACCTTCTGtctaaataaaattcatgcttTAGATGATCTTCAATCCTATTCAAAACTAATCCTTTAATTTCCACTAAAAGCTtaaacaaaatatgtaaacttagaaaaaaaaagataaaataaatttaccagCCAAAACAGGTATTCGATGCCACTTCCCTTCTCCATACCGCTCTATACATTTCTTTAGCAAATAATCTTCTTCTTCCGTCCAAGCAACCCCTCCCATTTCAactctttttctctttaattttgaaGTCCTTCACTTTTTGATCATaccaataattttttcaaattcaaaaccCTAAGGTTCCCTATTTATTCATTTGATATATTgtacttcaaaatttttctatttcaatcc
The nucleotide sequence above comes from Gossypium raimondii isolate GPD5lz chromosome 13, ASM2569854v1, whole genome shotgun sequence. Encoded proteins:
- the LOC105783759 gene encoding transcription factor MYB114 isoform X1; the protein is MGGVAWTEEEDYLLKKCIERYGEGKWHRIPVLAGLKRCRKSCRLRWLNYLRPNIKRGSFAAEEVNLIINLHSLLGNRWSLIAGRLPGRTANDVKNYWNCHLSKKLNSAPQSEDDQTAAATTTASMKPRRPAHVSPNTQQETSVWAPFHDVQVNQQGQEVAAEEPVTLVGDLEFDEGGSSKWWDDFIFDMDLWTASL
- the LOC105783759 gene encoding transcription factor MYB1 isoform X3, which produces MEKGSGIEYLFWLRCRKSCRLRWLNYLRPNIKRGSFAAEEVNLIINLHSLLGNRWSLIAGRLPGRTANDVKNYWNCHLSKKLNSAPQSEDDQTAAATTTASMKPRRPAHVSPNTQQETSVWAPFHDVQVNQQGQEVAAEEPVTLVGDLEFDEGGSSKWWDDFIFDMDLWTASL
- the LOC105783759 gene encoding transcription factor MYB1 isoform X2, which gives rise to MGGVAWTEEEDYLLKKCIERYGEGKWHRIPVLAGLKRCRKSCRLRWLNYLRPNIKRGSFAAEEVNLIINLHSLLGNRLPGRTANDVKNYWNCHLSKKLNSAPQSEDDQTAAATTTASMKPRRPAHVSPNTQQETSVWAPFHDVQVNQQGQEVAAEEPVTLVGDLEFDEGGSSKWWDDFIFDMDLWTASL